The window ACTGTAACTCTGTTGTCGTAAGACTTCGAAGGTTCGAATCCTTCTCTCCCCACACTTTAAATGAATGGATGACTAAATGTTTTAATGATAATTAAGTCATTCATTCGTTCAATCAATCACTAATTTTTTAAAAGCGGAAGTAGCTCAGTTGGTAGAGCGATAGCCTTCCAAGCTATAGGTCGCGAGTTCGAACCTCGTCTTCCGCTCCAATAGAATTAGAAAGTGGGCAGTTACTCATACGGTTTAAAATTTAAGGCCAAATGCTGAAACTGAAAACTAAAAGCCGACTTAGCTCAGCGGTAGAGCACTTCCTTGGTAAGGAAGAGGTCGTGGGTTCAATTCCCATAGTTGGCTCAGGTATAATAAAGCTTTGTTAAATCTGTTTAAGCAGAATAGCAAGGTTTTTTGTGTTGAAAAAACAATAAATAAGAAATAATAAAAAGTTAACCTACTAATTAGTTATAAATAAAATGGCAAAAGAAAAATTTGACCGCAGTAAACCGCACTTAAACATCGGTACAATCGGTCACGTGGATCACGGTAAAACAACTTTAACAGCAGCTATTACAAAAGTTTTGGCTGATGCTGGTTTATCTGAGGCACGTTCATTCGATTCAATTGACTCTGCTCCAGAGGAAAAAGAAAGAGGTATTACAATCAATACAGCTCACGTTGAGTATTCAACAGCTAACCGTCACTATGCACACGTTGACTGTCCAGGTCACGCGGATTACGTGAAAAACATGGTTACTGGTGCTGCTCAAATGGACGGTGCAATTATCGTTGTTGCTGCTACTGATGGTCCAATGCCACAAACTAGAGAGCACATCTTATTGGCTCGTCAGGTTGGTGTGCCTTCATTAGTTGTATTCATGAATAAAGTGGATATGGTTGATGATCCAGAATTATTAGAACTAGTTGAAATGGAAGTTCGTGAATTATTATCATTCTATGAATTCCCAGGTGATGATATTCCAGTAATCCAAGGTTCTGCTTTAGGTGGATTAAATGCTGATCCGAAATGGGTTGGTAAAATCATGGAGTTAATGGATGCTGTAGATAGCTACATTCCAATTCCTCCACGTTTAACTGATCTTCCTTTCTTAATGCCAGTTGAAGATGTATTCTCAATCACAGGTCGTGGTACTGTTGCTACTGGTCGTATTGAGCGTGGTGTAATCAACTCTGGAGATCCAGTTGAGATCTTGGGTATGGGTGCTGAGAACTTAAAATCTACAGTAACTGGTGTTGAGATGTTTCGTAAAATCTTAGATTACGGTGAAGCTGGTGATAACGTAGGTTTATTGTTACGTGGTATTGAGAAAACTGATATCCGTCGTGGTATGGTAATCTGTAAACCAGGTTCAGTAACTCCTCACACTGATTTCAAAGCTGAGATCTATGTATTATCAAAAGCAGAAGGTGGTCGTCACACTCCATTCTTCAACAAATATCGTCCTCAATTCTATTTCCGTACCACAGACGTAACTGGTGAGATCTCACTAGCTGAAGGAACTGAAATGGTAATGCCAGGTGATAACGTTACAATCACAGTTAAATTAATTAACGCGATTGCAATGGAAAAAGGTCTACGTTTCGCTATCCGTGAAGGTGGTAGAACAGTAGGTGCTGGTCAGGTAACTGAAATCTTAGCTTAATTTTAAGCTACAACAATACAAAAAGAGCTGGTTCAGGCTAGCTCTTTTTAAAATACACGGGAATAGTTCAACGGTAGAATAGAGGTCTCCAAAACCTTTGATCAGGGTTCGAATCCTTGTTCCCGTGCCAAAATAATGATTGAATTAGTGAATTTATAACGGTTGAATGTGTTTACATTCAGTCTCTCACTAGCTCAATCATTTAATCATTATAATAAATATGGCTAAAGTAGTTGAGTTTATAAAAGAATCGTACGATGAAATGACCCAGAAGGTTACCTGGCCTACATGGGGCGAACTGCAAAGTTCTGCTATTCTGGTATTGGTTGCTTCTTTAATTATTGCATTGGTAATTTTTGCAATGGATAAAGGATCTACATTTGTGTTAGATACTTTTTATAAATCACTTTCTAATTAATATTTACGAATGAGCGATCTAAAGTGGTACGTTGTAAGGGCTGTAAGCGGTAAAGAAAAGAAAGTAAAACAGTACATTGATGCTGAGATCAGCCGTTTAGGTTTCTCTCATTTGGTTCCTCAGGTGTTAATCCCGATGGAAAAATATTACCAAATGAAAGATGGTAAAAAAATTGCCAAAGAACGCAACTTTTATCCTGGATATGTGTTAATCGAAGCTACCTTAGACGGTGAGTTAGAGCACATCATTAAAGGTATTAACAGTGTAATTGGTTTCTTAGGTGATAAAGCCGGTAATCCAATTCCAATGCGCCAGGCAGAAGTTAACCGTATTTTAGGTGTGGTTGATGAAATGAGTGAGCAAGGCGAAACCATGAATGTTCCTTACTATGTTGGAGAAAACATCAAAGTAATGGATGGTCCTTTCAATGGTTTCTCAGGTATTATCGAAGAGGTAAACGAAGAGAAGAAAAAACTGAAAGTTATGGTTAAAATCTTCGGACGTAAAACTCCATTGGAGCTTAACTACATGCAGGTAGAAAAAGAGTAAGATTGTACTTAAGATATTTTAAAGCCTCGAAGCAATTCGGGGCTTTTTTATGCATAATAACGGTGAGCGGGCAATAAGCTGAGCAGCTTATCCGTTAAATATCAAAAAGTTCTTAATTCCTCTTTTTAACTAAAAGATGCAGTTTTACGAGATTCATACGAATTAATAATTAATTTTTATTGATACTATTGTTTTACTGTAAGTTAATCCATATCTTTGCAGTCCTTTAAGCTTTATAGGAGCCCTAAGGAAATAAATGTTACATGCTTCCAATATTTAACATTGAGTTTTAAATAAACAAAAAACACAAAATGGCAAAAGAAGTCAGTGCAATGATCAAATTACAGATCAAAGGCGGAGCGGCAAATCCATCGCCACCAGTAGGGCCTGCATTAGGTGCTAAAGGGGTGAACATTATGGAGTTTTGCAAACAGTACAACGCTCGTACCCAAGATAAAGCAGGTAAAGTATTGCCAGTTGTAATTACTGTTTATGCTGATAAGTCATTCGATTTCATCATCAAAACCCCTCCGGTAGCTATCCAGTTAAAAGATGCTACTAAATTACAGAGTGGTTCTGCTGAGCCTAACCGTAAGAAAGTTGGGTCGGTGACCTGGGACCAGATTAAAGTTATTGCTGAGGATAAAATGCCTGATTTAAATGCATTTACAATCGAATCAGCAATGAGTATGGTTGCTGGAACAGCACGCAGTATGGGAATCACCGTTTCTGGTGACGCACCCTGGAACAATTAATTAAAAAACAGTTTACAACAGTGGCGAAATTAACTAAAAATCAAAAAAAGGCACATGCTAAAATAGAAGCTGGCAAAGCTTATACTTTGAAGGATGCTGCTGCTTTGGTAAAAGAAATCACTACTACTAAATTCGATGCTTCAGTTGATATTGATGTATCTTTAGGCGTAGATCCACGTAAAGCCAATCAAATGGTACGTGGTATTGCTACTTTACCACACGGAACAGGTAAAACTGTACGTGTTTTAGCTTTAGTAACTCCTGATAAGGAAGAAGAAGCAAAAGCAGCTGGCGCAGACTTCGTAGGTTTAGACGAGTATGTAGCTAAAATTGAAGGTGGTTGGACCGATGTAGACATTATTATCACTACACCAGCTTGTATGGCTAAGGTAGGTAAATTGGGCCGTGTTTTAGGTCCAAGGAACTTAATGCCTAACCCAAAATCAGGTACAGTAACTAACGAAGTTGGTAAAGCTGTAACTGAGGTTAAAGCAGGTAAGATTGATTTTAAAGTAGACAAAACGGGTATCATACACGCCTCGATAGGAAAAGTATCATTCCCGGCAGATAAAATTTATGAGAACGCACTTGAAATTATTCAGGTGATTTCAAAACTAAAACCATCTGCTGCAAAAGGAACTTATTTTAAGAG is drawn from Pedobacter sp. HDW13 and contains these coding sequences:
- the nusG gene encoding transcription termination/antitermination protein NusG, whose protein sequence is MSDLKWYVVRAVSGKEKKVKQYIDAEISRLGFSHLVPQVLIPMEKYYQMKDGKKIAKERNFYPGYVLIEATLDGELEHIIKGINSVIGFLGDKAGNPIPMRQAEVNRILGVVDEMSEQGETMNVPYYVGENIKVMDGPFNGFSGIIEEVNEEKKKLKVMVKIFGRKTPLELNYMQVEKE
- the rplK gene encoding 50S ribosomal protein L11; amino-acid sequence: MAKEVSAMIKLQIKGGAANPSPPVGPALGAKGVNIMEFCKQYNARTQDKAGKVLPVVITVYADKSFDFIIKTPPVAIQLKDATKLQSGSAEPNRKKVGSVTWDQIKVIAEDKMPDLNAFTIESAMSMVAGTARSMGITVSGDAPWNN
- the secE gene encoding preprotein translocase subunit SecE, which encodes MAKVVEFIKESYDEMTQKVTWPTWGELQSSAILVLVASLIIALVIFAMDKGSTFVLDTFYKSLSN
- the tuf gene encoding elongation factor Tu, producing the protein MAKEKFDRSKPHLNIGTIGHVDHGKTTLTAAITKVLADAGLSEARSFDSIDSAPEEKERGITINTAHVEYSTANRHYAHVDCPGHADYVKNMVTGAAQMDGAIIVVAATDGPMPQTREHILLARQVGVPSLVVFMNKVDMVDDPELLELVEMEVRELLSFYEFPGDDIPVIQGSALGGLNADPKWVGKIMELMDAVDSYIPIPPRLTDLPFLMPVEDVFSITGRGTVATGRIERGVINSGDPVEILGMGAENLKSTVTGVEMFRKILDYGEAGDNVGLLLRGIEKTDIRRGMVICKPGSVTPHTDFKAEIYVLSKAEGGRHTPFFNKYRPQFYFRTTDVTGEISLAEGTEMVMPGDNVTITVKLINAIAMEKGLRFAIREGGRTVGAGQVTEILA
- the rplA gene encoding 50S ribosomal protein L1, translating into MAKLTKNQKKAHAKIEAGKAYTLKDAAALVKEITTTKFDASVDIDVSLGVDPRKANQMVRGIATLPHGTGKTVRVLALVTPDKEEEAKAAGADFVGLDEYVAKIEGGWTDVDIIITTPACMAKVGKLGRVLGPRNLMPNPKSGTVTNEVGKAVTEVKAGKIDFKVDKTGIIHASIGKVSFPADKIYENALEIIQVISKLKPSAAKGTYFKSIHVSSTMSPGIAIETKSVAGI